One region of Salinirubrum litoreum genomic DNA includes:
- the mdh gene encoding malate dehydrogenase — translation MTKVSVVGAAGTVGAAAGYNIALRDICDELVFVDIPDKEDETVGQAADTNHGVAYDSNTTVRQGGYEATEGSDVVVITAGIPRQPGQTRIDLAGDNAPIMEDIGSSLAEYNDDFVSITTSNPVDLLNRHLYEAGDRDRHSVIGFGGRLDSARFRYVLSERFDAPVQNVEATILGEHGDAQVPVFSKVRVDGADPEFSGDEKEEILGELQASAMDVIERKGATQWGPATGVAHMVEAVLRDTGAVLPGSVKLDGEFGYEDTAFGVPVKLGSNGVEEVVEWDLTDYEQDLMDEAAEKLSDQYDEIA, via the coding sequence ATGACGAAAGTTAGCGTGGTCGGCGCCGCTGGCACGGTCGGGGCCGCCGCAGGGTACAACATCGCGCTGCGTGACATCTGTGACGAACTCGTCTTCGTGGACATCCCGGACAAGGAAGACGAGACGGTCGGACAGGCCGCCGACACGAACCACGGCGTCGCGTACGACTCCAACACGACCGTCCGGCAGGGCGGCTACGAGGCAACCGAGGGCTCGGACGTGGTGGTCATCACGGCCGGCATCCCGCGCCAACCCGGCCAGACCCGCATCGACCTCGCGGGCGACAACGCGCCGATCATGGAGGACATCGGCTCCTCGCTCGCCGAGTACAACGACGACTTCGTCTCCATCACGACCTCGAACCCGGTCGACCTGCTGAACCGCCACCTCTACGAGGCCGGTGACCGCGACCGCCACTCGGTCATCGGCTTCGGCGGCCGACTCGACAGCGCCCGGTTCCGCTACGTCCTCTCCGAGCGCTTCGACGCGCCGGTCCAGAACGTCGAGGCGACGATTCTCGGCGAGCACGGCGACGCGCAGGTGCCGGTCTTCTCGAAGGTTCGCGTCGACGGCGCGGACCCCGAGTTCTCGGGCGACGAGAAGGAGGAGATCCTCGGCGAACTGCAGGCCTCCGCGATGGACGTGATCGAGCGCAAGGGCGCGACCCAGTGGGGTCCGGCGACGGGCGTCGCCCACATGGTCGAGGCCGTCCTGCGCGACACCGGTGCTGTCCTGCCCGGCTCCGTGAAACTCGACGGCGAGTTCGGCTACGAGGACACCGCCTTCGGCGTCCCGGTGAAACTCGGCTCGAACGGCGTCGAGGAGGTCGTCGAGTGGGACCTGACCGACTACGAACAGGACCTGATGGACGAGGCGGCCGAGAAGCTGTCGGATCAGTACGACGAGATCGCGTAA
- a CDS encoding Brp/Blh family beta-carotene 15,15'-dioxygenase, with product MSVAERLPPALERHLTAAVVRPSVAAIAVATLLVTLLPPLPVEVRYAPFVVSVLLFGLPHGAVDHLVPGRMLGQGGYALRPLLAVLGVYTLLGGLYLVAWYVVPVAAAVFFVLLTWFHWGQGDVYAMLAFERAGHLQSRAERALALVVRGGLPMLVPLVGFPGEYRAVAEAWVRLFAPESVSALAPFFTTGARTGVAVGFLAVTLLSLGAGLWRVRAGQRGAGTDAEDGELRRGWLRDAGEVALLWLFFLLVPPILAIGLYFTLWHALRHIARLVVVDDPGASALAAGDYLGALVRFARDATPATVGALLFFAGLYLAVPTAPGDRAGLLGLYLVGIAVLTLPHVAVVTWMDLRQDVW from the coding sequence ATGTCGGTCGCGGAGCGCCTGCCGCCGGCACTCGAACGCCACCTGACCGCGGCGGTCGTCCGCCCCTCGGTCGCCGCCATCGCGGTCGCCACCCTGCTCGTGACGCTCCTGCCGCCGCTTCCGGTCGAAGTGCGCTACGCCCCCTTCGTCGTCAGCGTCCTGCTGTTCGGCCTGCCGCACGGCGCGGTCGATCACCTCGTGCCGGGGCGGATGCTCGGGCAGGGTGGCTACGCGCTCCGGCCACTGCTCGCAGTGCTGGGTGTCTACACCCTCCTCGGCGGTCTCTACCTCGTCGCGTGGTACGTCGTCCCGGTCGCGGCGGCGGTGTTCTTCGTCCTGCTGACGTGGTTCCACTGGGGGCAGGGCGACGTCTACGCGATGCTCGCGTTCGAGCGTGCCGGCCACCTCCAGAGCCGCGCCGAGCGAGCCCTCGCACTGGTCGTCCGGGGCGGCCTGCCGATGCTGGTCCCGCTCGTCGGGTTCCCCGGGGAGTACCGGGCGGTCGCAGAGGCGTGGGTTCGGCTGTTCGCACCCGAGTCGGTGTCGGCGCTCGCACCGTTCTTCACGACCGGGGCCCGGACCGGGGTCGCCGTGGGCTTCCTCGCCGTGACGCTCCTCTCGCTCGGAGCGGGACTGTGGCGCGTGCGTGCCGGTCAGAGAGGGGCCGGGACCGACGCCGAAGACGGGGAGCTCCGACGGGGCTGGCTCCGAGACGCGGGCGAGGTCGCCCTGCTGTGGCTCTTCTTCCTGCTCGTCCCGCCGATTCTCGCCATCGGGCTGTACTTCACCCTGTGGCACGCGCTCCGGCACATCGCCCGTCTCGTGGTGGTAGACGACCCCGGCGCGTCGGCGCTGGCGGCCGGCGACTACCTCGGCGCGCTCGTCCGGTTCGCCAGGGACGCGACGCCGGCGACGGTCGGCGCACTGCTCTTCTTTGCCGGACTCTACCTCGCGGTCCCGACCGCGCCCGGCGACCGCGCCGGCTTGCTGGGGTTGTATCTCGTCGGTATCGCGGTGTTGACGCTCCCGCACGTCGCGGTCGTGACGTGGATGGACCTCCGGCAGGACGTGTGGTGA
- a CDS encoding lycopene cyclase domain-containing protein, with protein sequence MTILSYVGFHLLFVLPPLAVVAYAVPHLPAERRRVGRVGLALMTAAALLYTTPWDNYLIQQGVWWYGEGTVLFRIGDAPVEEYTFFVLQPILTGLWLYCLGFDPTYEPGDFDRLPRAVGALAWLGLAGVGALLLGRPGGYYLGAILVWACPVVALQWGVGANYLRRTWRRWGLAVAVPTVYLWFADRIAIGLGVWTISDDLSTGVDLLGLPIEEAIFFLVTNLLVVQGMVLFEWVIDKWRADGTI encoded by the coding sequence ATGACGATCCTCTCGTACGTCGGCTTTCACCTGCTGTTCGTCCTCCCGCCGCTTGCCGTGGTCGCCTACGCGGTCCCCCACCTGCCGGCCGAACGTCGGCGGGTCGGGCGAGTCGGTCTCGCGTTGATGACGGCGGCGGCCCTGCTCTACACGACGCCGTGGGACAACTACCTGATCCAGCAGGGCGTCTGGTGGTACGGCGAGGGGACCGTCCTGTTCCGGATCGGCGACGCGCCCGTCGAGGAGTACACCTTCTTCGTCCTCCAGCCGATTCTGACGGGACTGTGGCTCTACTGTCTCGGCTTCGATCCGACCTACGAACCGGGCGACTTCGACCGACTGCCCCGCGCTGTCGGCGCGCTGGCGTGGCTGGGTCTCGCCGGTGTCGGCGCACTCCTGCTCGGTCGGCCGGGTGGCTACTACCTCGGTGCGATTCTCGTGTGGGCCTGCCCGGTCGTCGCGCTCCAGTGGGGTGTCGGCGCGAACTACCTCCGCCGGACGTGGCGACGCTGGGGGCTGGCGGTCGCAGTGCCGACGGTCTACCTCTGGTTCGCGGACAGGATCGCCATCGGACTGGGCGTCTGGACCATCTCCGACGACCTCTCCACCGGGGTCGACCTGCTCGGCCTCCCGATCGAGGAGGCCATCTTCTTCCTCGTGACGAACCTGCTGGTCGTGCAGGGGATGGTGCTGTTCGAGTGGGTCATCGACAAGTGGCGAGCCGACGGGACGATCTGA
- a CDS encoding bacteriorhodopsin, translating to MASPTMGLEAISLWIGTVGMALGTVYFLAKGWSVDDPREQEYYIVTIFIPAIAAVSYFAMATGYGLIEVDVTGLGTLDIYWARYADWLFTTPLLLLDLGLLAGADRNTIYTLIGLDVFMIGTGLVGALATEGQLFRIVWWAISTGALIALLYFLLGEMTEQASKQPGDVGALFGRLRNLTALLWAIYPVVWVLGTESGLAIIPLGVETAAFMVLDLAAKVGFGFLLLRSRSVLSAASGHGATAVADD from the coding sequence ATGGCGTCGCCAACGATGGGATTAGAGGCGATTTCGCTGTGGATCGGCACGGTCGGGATGGCACTCGGTACCGTCTACTTCCTCGCGAAGGGATGGTCCGTGGACGACCCGAGAGAACAGGAGTACTACATCGTCACCATCTTCATTCCGGCCATCGCGGCGGTCTCGTACTTCGCGATGGCGACGGGCTACGGCCTGATCGAAGTGGACGTGACCGGCCTCGGCACGCTCGACATCTACTGGGCGCGGTACGCCGACTGGCTGTTCACCACGCCACTGCTACTGCTCGATCTGGGCCTCCTGGCCGGCGCGGACCGGAACACGATCTACACCCTGATCGGGCTGGACGTGTTCATGATCGGGACCGGACTGGTCGGCGCGCTGGCCACCGAGGGACAGCTGTTCCGGATCGTCTGGTGGGCGATCTCGACGGGCGCGCTGATCGCCCTGCTGTACTTCCTGCTCGGCGAGATGACCGAGCAGGCGAGCAAACAGCCGGGTGACGTGGGCGCACTGTTCGGCAGACTCCGGAACCTGACGGCCCTGCTGTGGGCCATCTACCCGGTGGTCTGGGTACTCGGCACCGAGAGCGGGCTGGCGATCATCCCGCTCGGCGTCGAGACGGCCGCGTTCATGGTGCTGGACCTGGCCGCGAAGGTCGGCTTCGGCTTCCTCCTGCTCCGGAGTCGGAGCGTCCTCTCGGCGGCCAGCGGGCACGGTGCGACCGCAGTCGCCGACGACTGA
- a CDS encoding ferredoxin produces MRIEFDRDTCIGMFQCVDEWDGFEKNLDAGKADLLDSEETDDDVFVAEVPEGEEFEAEFAGRVCPVDAIKVYDDDGEQIV; encoded by the coding sequence ATGCGCATCGAGTTCGACCGGGACACCTGTATCGGGATGTTCCAGTGTGTGGACGAGTGGGACGGCTTCGAGAAGAACTTGGACGCCGGGAAGGCGGACCTGCTGGACAGCGAGGAGACCGACGACGACGTGTTCGTCGCCGAAGTCCCCGAGGGCGAGGAGTTCGAGGCCGAGTTCGCCGGCCGGGTCTGTCCAGTGGACGCGATCAAGGTGTACGACGACGACGGCGAACAGATCGTCTGA
- a CDS encoding SDR family oxidoreductase has protein sequence MTDISRVLVAGASGGTGRQLLRLLRHTDYTVRALTRDPSKEVELREAGADEVVVGDIMEPADAERAVEAVDAVLCAVGSTPGLDLLSRDPVDGRGVVNLIDAAVAGGCAAFVLESSIGVGSSRPGMPSVFRLFLNAFGIVSAKERAEEHLRSSGVPYTILRPGGLTDDPPTGEVVVGEGGDTVSGNIPRADVARLMVAALSSPDARNRTFEVVSRSGLRGDATGVVNPEWRLPEPVPDAEE, from the coding sequence ATGACCGACATTTCGCGCGTCCTCGTCGCCGGGGCCAGTGGCGGCACCGGGCGACAGCTTCTGCGACTCCTGCGACACACCGACTACACCGTGAGGGCGCTGACGCGCGATCCCTCGAAGGAGGTGGAGCTCCGAGAGGCCGGCGCGGACGAGGTGGTCGTCGGCGACATCATGGAGCCCGCAGACGCCGAGCGTGCGGTCGAAGCGGTCGACGCCGTACTCTGTGCCGTCGGCTCCACGCCGGGGCTCGATCTGCTCTCGCGCGACCCGGTTGACGGTCGGGGTGTCGTGAACCTGATCGACGCCGCCGTCGCGGGCGGATGTGCGGCGTTCGTCCTCGAATCCTCGATCGGCGTCGGCTCCTCGCGCCCGGGGATGCCGAGCGTCTTCCGGCTCTTCTTGAACGCCTTCGGCATCGTCTCGGCGAAGGAACGCGCCGAGGAGCACCTCAGGAGTTCGGGTGTCCCGTACACCATCCTCCGACCCGGCGGCCTGACCGACGACCCGCCGACCGGCGAGGTCGTCGTCGGCGAAGGCGGGGACACGGTGTCGGGGAACATCCCCCGAGCCGACGTGGCTCGGCTGATGGTCGCCGCTCTCTCCTCGCCGGACGCCCGGAACCGGACCTTCGAGGTCGTCAGTCGGTCGGGGTTGCGCGGGGACGCCACCGGGGTCGTGAACCCCGAGTGGCGACTGCCGGAGCCGGTGCCGGACGCCGAGGAGTGA
- the carB gene encoding carbamoyl-phosphate synthase large subunit, which yields MTDEDTSEDRTILLIGSGPIQIGQAAEFDYSGAQACRALQEEGARVVLVNSNPATIMTDPEMADEVYIEPITTDAISEIIRTERPDGVIAGLGGQTGLNVTAELAEEGVLEEYDVEIMGTPLDTIYATEDRDLFRQRMEKIGQPVPQSTTISLDDDESVAELTAEDLQGRVDDAVEAVGGLPVIARTTYTLGGSGSGVVDDIDELYERVRKGLRLSRNSEVLITESISGWVELEYEVMRDADDSCIIICNMENIDPMGIHTGESMVVTPSQVIPDDGHQEMRDAALGVIRELGIQGGCNIQFAWHDDGTPGGEYRVVEVNPRVSRSSALASKATGYPIARVTAKVALGKRLHEIDNEITGETTAAFEPAIDYVVTKVPRWPKDKFDDVDFTLSTAMKSTGEAMSIGRTFEESLLKALRSTEYDPAADWDEVSDDELESDYLEAPTPDRPYAMFEAFERGYTAEQVAELTGIEYWYVERYKHVTDAVVAAQDGDFTEAAITGHTNASIATAAGSDVTTVEESVPGRTYKQVDTCAGEFAAQTPYYYSARQPEFETGPYKGESAGGELRVNRDVDSVVVVGGGPIRIGQGVEFDYCSVHAVRALREAGIETHVVNNNPETVSTDYDTSDGLFFEPITAEEVADVIEATDADGVMVQFGGQTSVNIGHPLQSEIERRGLDCEILGTSVDAMDLAEDRDRFNRLMDDLGIAQPAGGTATSEAEALDLANDLGYPVLVRPSYVLGGRAMQVVHDDADLKTYIEEAVRVSPDKPILVDQFLADAVELDVDAVSDGEQTLIGGVMEHVESAGVHSGDSACLIPPRSLSDETMARVREVAEDIATALDTVGLLNVQLAVTGVHDSDADPEVYVLEANPRSSRTVPFVSKTTGVPIAKLAAKVMAGSSLADLDATEQIPEDISVKEVVLPFDRLPGSDPRLGPEMKSTGEVMGTADTFGKAYEKAQSATNKPIPESGTAAVDLSAEEFPAPDSDEGQALTAGYGDFYDLVTFDDTESFREAVRRGEVDLIVSRNRDVLETAVEEDVTYFSTYASAQAALEGRQHADDPIQVVSVSKRPKREAKWGGE from the coding sequence ATGACCGACGAGGACACCTCCGAGGACAGAACCATCCTGCTGATCGGGAGCGGCCCGATCCAGATCGGACAGGCGGCCGAGTTCGACTACTCAGGCGCGCAGGCCTGCCGAGCACTGCAGGAGGAGGGGGCACGAGTCGTCCTCGTCAACTCGAACCCGGCGACGATCATGACCGATCCGGAGATGGCAGACGAGGTCTACATCGAACCGATCACCACCGACGCCATCTCGGAGATCATCCGGACAGAGCGTCCGGACGGCGTGATCGCCGGCCTCGGCGGCCAGACCGGGCTGAACGTCACCGCCGAACTCGCCGAGGAGGGCGTGCTGGAGGAGTACGACGTGGAGATCATGGGCACGCCGCTCGACACCATCTACGCGACGGAGGACCGCGACCTCTTCCGCCAGCGCATGGAGAAGATCGGCCAACCGGTCCCGCAGTCCACGACCATCTCGCTGGACGACGACGAGTCCGTGGCGGAACTCACCGCCGAGGACCTGCAGGGGCGCGTGGACGACGCAGTCGAAGCGGTCGGCGGCCTGCCCGTCATCGCTCGGACGACCTACACGCTCGGCGGCAGTGGGTCGGGCGTCGTCGACGACATCGACGAACTGTACGAACGCGTCCGGAAGGGCCTGCGCCTGTCGCGCAACTCCGAGGTGCTCATCACCGAGTCCATCTCGGGGTGGGTCGAACTGGAGTACGAGGTGATGCGGGACGCCGACGACTCCTGTATCATCATCTGCAACATGGAGAACATCGACCCGATGGGCATCCACACCGGCGAGTCGATGGTCGTGACGCCCTCGCAGGTCATCCCCGACGACGGCCACCAGGAGATGCGCGACGCCGCACTCGGCGTCATCCGCGAGTTGGGGATTCAGGGCGGCTGTAACATCCAGTTCGCGTGGCACGACGACGGCACCCCCGGCGGCGAGTACCGCGTCGTGGAGGTGAACCCGCGCGTCTCCCGGTCTTCCGCGCTGGCCTCGAAGGCGACCGGCTACCCCATCGCCCGCGTGACGGCGAAGGTCGCCCTCGGCAAGCGCCTCCACGAGATCGACAACGAGATCACCGGCGAGACGACCGCGGCCTTCGAGCCAGCCATCGACTACGTGGTGACGAAGGTGCCGCGCTGGCCCAAGGACAAGTTCGACGACGTGGACTTCACGCTCTCGACGGCGATGAAGTCCACCGGCGAGGCGATGTCGATCGGTCGGACCTTCGAGGAGAGCCTGCTGAAGGCGCTCAGATCGACGGAGTACGACCCCGCCGCCGACTGGGACGAGGTGAGCGACGACGAACTCGAATCCGACTACCTCGAAGCGCCGACCCCGGACCGCCCGTACGCGATGTTCGAGGCGTTCGAGCGCGGCTACACCGCAGAGCAGGTCGCCGAACTGACCGGCATCGAGTACTGGTACGTCGAGCGCTACAAGCACGTCACGGACGCGGTCGTGGCGGCACAGGACGGCGACTTCACCGAGGCGGCGATCACCGGCCACACGAACGCCTCCATCGCCACCGCCGCCGGGTCGGACGTGACCACCGTCGAGGAGTCGGTCCCGGGCCGCACCTACAAGCAGGTCGACACCTGCGCCGGCGAGTTCGCCGCACAGACGCCGTACTACTACTCCGCGCGCCAACCGGAGTTCGAGACCGGCCCGTACAAGGGTGAGTCGGCCGGCGGCGAACTGCGCGTGAACCGCGACGTGGACAGCGTCGTGGTCGTCGGCGGCGGCCCGATCCGGATCGGACAGGGCGTCGAGTTCGACTACTGTTCGGTCCACGCCGTCCGCGCCCTGCGGGAGGCGGGCATCGAGACACACGTCGTCAACAACAACCCCGAGACGGTCTCGACCGACTACGACACCTCCGACGGCCTGTTCTTCGAACCGATCACCGCCGAGGAGGTCGCAGACGTGATCGAGGCGACCGACGCCGACGGCGTGATGGTCCAGTTCGGCGGGCAGACCTCGGTCAACATCGGTCACCCCCTCCAGTCGGAGATCGAACGCAGAGGGCTGGACTGTGAGATCCTCGGCACCTCGGTCGACGCGATGGACCTCGCGGAGGACCGCGACCGGTTCAACCGCCTGATGGACGATCTGGGTATCGCACAGCCTGCAGGTGGGACCGCCACCAGCGAGGCCGAGGCACTGGACCTCGCGAACGATCTCGGCTACCCGGTGCTCGTGCGGCCCTCCTACGTGCTCGGCGGGCGGGCGATGCAAGTCGTCCACGACGACGCCGACCTGAAGACCTACATCGAGGAGGCGGTCCGCGTCTCCCCGGACAAACCGATCCTCGTCGACCAGTTCCTCGCGGACGCAGTAGAACTCGACGTGGACGCCGTCTCGGACGGCGAGCAGACGCTGATCGGCGGCGTGATGGAACACGTCGAGTCGGCGGGCGTCCACTCCGGCGACTCCGCCTGTCTCATCCCGCCGCGCTCGCTGTCCGACGAGACGATGGCACGGGTGCGCGAGGTCGCCGAAGACATCGCCACGGCACTGGACACGGTGGGGCTGCTGAACGTCCAACTCGCTGTCACTGGCGTCCACGATTCGGACGCCGACCCCGAGGTGTACGTGCTGGAGGCGAACCCGCGCTCCTCCCGGACCGTGCCCTTCGTCTCGAAGACGACCGGGGTCCCCATCGCCAAACTCGCGGCGAAGGTGATGGCCGGGTCGTCGCTCGCCGACCTGGACGCGACCGAGCAGATTCCCGAGGACATCTCCGTGAAGGAGGTCGTCCTGCCGTTCGACCGCCTGCCGGGATCGGACCCGCGCCTCGGCCCGGAGATGAAGTCCACGGGCGAGGTGATGGGCACGGCCGACACGTTCGGGAAGGCCTACGAGAAGGCCCAGTCGGCGACGAACAAGCCGATCCCCGAGTCCGGCACCGCCGCAGTCGACCTCTCGGCCGAGGAGTTCCCCGCGCCGGACAGCGACGAGGGGCAGGCGCTCACCGCGGGCTACGGCGACTTTTACGACCTCGTGACGTTCGACGACACCGAGTCGTTCCGCGAGGCGGTCCGCCGGGGCGAGGTGGACCTGATCGTCTCCCGCAACCGCGACGTACTCGAAACCGCCGTCGAGGAGGACGTGACCTACTTCTCGACGTACGCCAGCGCGCAGGCGGCACTGGAGGGTCGCCAGCACGCCGACGACCCGATCCAGGTCGTCTCGGTGTCGAAGCGGCCGAAGCGCGAGGCGAAGTGGGGCGGGGAGTAA
- a CDS encoding DUF5815 family protein, producing the protein MAQPRVPGGGGAELDLPCGETKRVRNLDMGMREFDCSCGESHAVVMDIHPPERFLPDFLVDLLRETVETASEEMPEFDTPHLLGIVLEEFPDRVVSEDCTEDQEVGWALLWVTDFDSRRLHEIIVELVVELMEHAISHADDDAAIQQFEQEMLSFDVSEFVDQYRAQRDLSEDDVFV; encoded by the coding sequence ATGGCACAGCCGCGCGTCCCCGGTGGTGGCGGGGCGGAACTCGACTTACCGTGCGGGGAGACGAAGCGCGTCCGTAACCTCGACATGGGGATGCGGGAGTTCGACTGCTCCTGTGGCGAGAGCCACGCGGTCGTCATGGACATCCACCCACCCGAACGTTTCCTCCCCGACTTTCTCGTCGACCTGCTCCGCGAGACCGTCGAGACTGCCTCCGAGGAGATGCCGGAGTTCGACACCCCACACCTGCTCGGTATCGTCCTCGAGGAGTTCCCCGACCGGGTCGTCTCGGAGGACTGCACCGAGGATCAGGAGGTCGGCTGGGCGCTGTTGTGGGTGACCGACTTCGACTCCCGGCGACTCCACGAGATCATCGTCGAGTTGGTCGTCGAACTGATGGAACACGCGATCAGCCACGCCGACGACGATGCGGCCATCCAGCAGTTCGAGCAGGAGATGCTCTCCTTCGACGTCTCGGAGTTCGTCGACCAGTACCGCGCCCAGCGGGACCTCTCGGAAGACGACGTGTTCGTCTGA